A single Anopheles arabiensis isolate DONGOLA chromosome 2, AaraD3, whole genome shotgun sequence DNA region contains:
- the LOC120908463 gene encoding probable cytochrome P450 4ac1 has protein sequence MRLRWVCNSVTTMASDWNVVVQSPLVISTLSILLLLLLWFVWDVFDKRGPTYTAFRQFPGPPVWPLIGTMYHTRGLDATKAFDAFRRWTSQYGGSYKLWLNRYLFILNITRCTEAEPFLSGSRNTEKSLLYRFMYPFIGIGLLNSAGAKWLQRRRILTPTFHFNILNGFHRTFCEESEKLAAKIDSKWDGCEGAAVEIELQSAMSQLTLNTICETSMGVKLDTLDGAKEYREGIYRVGEMLLNRAVRPWLYVDWTYWLLGYSRQLQRLLKPLHLFTASIIAQRRDLFAQGKLNDLSSSQDEDHSLYSTTPGGKKRYAMLDTLLTAEMQGQIEPDGIREEVDTFTFEGHDTTGSALVFILLTLSWEPEIQTRLHQELSQLATQNDLTDGHLSPNDLNSAKFFDRVIKECLRLWPPVAFISRSVTEEIHLPDGRIIPQGCIANLHIFDLHRDPAQFPDPERFDPDRFLPECVSQRSPYAYIPFSAGPRNCIGQKYALLEVKTAVAYLVLRYRILPATKREEIRFIADLVLRSATPLKVRFERRENA, from the exons ATGCGCCTTCGATGGGTTTGCAATTCAGTTACAACCATGGCATCCGATTGGAACGTAGTAGTGCAGTCGCCGTTAGTGATTTCTaccctttccatccttttgcttcttctcctgTGGTTCGTTTGGGATGTGTTCGACAAGCGTGGTCCAACGTACACTGCCTTCCGGCAATTTCCCGGACCACCGGTATGGCCACTGATCGGTACGATGTATCACACGCGCGGGCTGGATGCGACCAAAGCGTTCGATGCGTTCCGTCGCTGGACCTCCCAATACGGTGGATCGTACAAGCTGTGGCTTAATCGGTACCTCTTCATACTGAACATAACGCGCTGCACAGAGGCGGAACCGTTTCTGAGTGGATCTCGCAACACGGAAAAGAGCCTGCTGTATCGGTTTATGTATCCGTTCATCGGCATCGGGCTGCTGAACAGTGCCGGTGCAAAGTGGCTCCAGCGAAGGCGCATCCTAACGCCAACCTTTCACTTCAACATCCTGAACGGCTTTCATCGAACGTTCTGTGAGGAGAGCGAAAAGCTTGCGGCCAAGATCGACTCCAAGTGGGATGGGTGTGAGGGGGCAGCGGTTGAGATTGAGTTACAGTCGGCAATGTCCCAGCTAACGCTCAACACTATTTGTG AAACCTCCATGGGAGTGAAGCTGGACACGCTGGATGGTGCAAAGGAGTATCGGGAAGGCATCTACCGGGTGGGCGAGATGTTGCTGAACCGTGCCGTCCGTCCCTGGCTGTACGTGGACTGGACCTACTGGCTTTTGGGGTACTCGCGGCAACTTCAGCGTTTGCTGAAACCGCTTCATCTCTTCACCGCTAGCATCATCGCTCAGCGCCGGGACCTTTTCGCCCAGGGTAAACTCAACGATCTTAGCTCGTCGCAAGACGAAGATCACTCGCTCTACAGTACCACCCCGGGGGGTAAGAAACGGTACGCCATGCTCGACACACTCCTTACAGCGGAAATGCAAGGCCAGATCGAACCGGACGGTATCCGCGAGGAGGTGGACACATTCACGTTCGAAGGTCATGACACAACCGGCTCAGCGCTCGTCTTCATCCTGCTTACCCTGTCCTGGGAGCCAGAAATTCAAACCCGTCTACATCAAGAGCTCTCTCAACTTGCCACCCAAAACGATCTCACCGATGGACACCTCTCACCGAACGATTTAAACTCAGCCAAATTCTTCGATCGTGTCATCAAGGAATGTCTTCGGCTGTGGCCACCGGTTGCGTTCATCTCACGGAGCGTTACCGAAGAGATCCACCTGCCGGACGGGCGGATCATACCGCAAGGATGCATTGCCAACCTGCACATCTTCGATCTGCACCGTGATCCGGCCCAATTTCCCGACCCGGAGCGGTTCGATCCGGACCGGTTTCTTCCCGAATGTGTGTCCCAAAGAAGCCCGTACGCGTACATCCCGTTCAGTGCGGGTCCACGGAACTGCATCGGCCAGAAGTACGCACTGCTGGAGGTGAAAACAGCTGTCGCCTATCTGGTGCTGCGCTATCGCATCCTACCCGCCACGAAGCGCGAGGAAATACGCTTCATTGCGGATCTTGTGTTGCGATCGGCGACGCCACTCAAGGTTCGCTTTGAACGAAGAGAGAATGCGTAA
- the LOC120908461 gene encoding mediator of RNA polymerase II transcription subunit 23, with translation MSADLRIVKLFEEVVEDRNIVPNFDEEEQRKKTEEGYKKIGTLFGAMAPESKEAAIRNYLGYVASVNHQNRVHNYLQVMNRMVALNIIPAKLLCDQLMCSEKLVYKNPCFWIEAFRLIRKVIGGVDYKGVREIMKCCKEKALSFPASVSVNILPQLLELVELIEHIFNRNACLLPAYFIINEIKKTDYQNMHWRVSNLTANFIEEFVSVAQMLSIIGHSAMLPIVEHSSYADNLIIPWKLDPDTLKLSLRGNLPYDEELLQPQARLLRFVLQQPYSRDMVCSMLNFQKQQKQKCAALEEQLVWLVLNAMECSEKEAAQGGQGAAGGTGMNEHEGDQSHTQWIWLHLSSQLIYFVLFQFATFQNIVNTLHEKLAVRNLRRGRDHLMWVFLQYISGSIQKHSILNFLPILKLYDILYPEKEPLPVPDNNNPNCTHQMAPTCIWIHLMKRAQTENYNINRPVPIALRLHFEYLQHLAMPSNNPTLFMGSEYRFALLCNAYSTQTDYFSRPMQALIDTILGNSKNPQANMVGGGQPLPTAPLSMRVLDSLTIHSKMSLIHSIVMHMIKQAQNKSSIPNGNNMAPALVETYSRLLVYTEIESLGIKGFLGQLLPQVFKSQAWGILYTLLEMFSYRMHHIHSHYRVQLLTHLHSLASVPHTNQMQLHSCVESTALRLIIGLGSVEVQAQLSRYVSEPKPPGNIVSGESEELNRALILTLARSMHITGTGNDPQSSAWCKDLLQNIMVNTPHAWPQHTLYCFPPVLNEFFMQHNIPKESKQLLKKTVDEEYRNWASMTNENDIIAHFGMTVNPPLFLCLVFKMIIETDGISPVAYKILERIGARALSTHLRKMCDYLLFEVANSGGGAHVNKCVDTINDMIWKYNIITIDRLVLCLILRTLDGNEAQVSFYIIQLLLLKTTEFRNRVQEFITINSPEHWKQNNWHERHLAFHQKFPEKFAPDESVSHPSLPVYFGNVCLRFLPVLDIIVHRYLEVPTQLSKTLDVILDHLGSLYKFHDRPITYLYNTLHYYERKLRDRPQLKKRLVGTVVGSLKDVRPENWALTEAYQAYMMTKESDNVNWVPELSYYINLVRRMQDTMDGKNIFAGTDWRFNEFPNPPAHALYVTCVELLGLPVGPSVVANSIIDVLVKGYPVVPNGVIHNWANTIGLIMAALPEAYWSVIYERMQEALSSKAMKDWTYRQSPFDMFNFKIVKEAMLDRSYVTVLAIVHSIFHHFGIGQLATITDSIKEKLKPLVHTEYQLIYLCHVVGPFLHRLSIERARAVADITLMLYELLEQVDKAQPAQPLRYMDPICDLLYHIKYMFVGDTMKTELEAIIRRLRPALQMRLRFITRLNVEEIGVDQNAAAAAAGGGGGAGSAATATGQGVAGAGPGVGPPPGGVAAGAPGATQGVVASGQAAPGKAAGPQQPQQVVGVVGNQNVALQQQLQQQQMGQGIQSHH, from the exons ATGTCTGCTGATTTAAGGATTGTAAAGCTGTTCGAGGAAGTCGTG GAGGATAGAAACATTGTGCCCAACTTCGATGAGGAGGAGCAGCGCAAAAAGACCGAGGAGGGGTACAAGAAGATCGGCACGCTGTTCGGTGCGATGGCGCCCGAGTCGAAGGAGGCAGCGATCCGGAACTATCTGGGGTACGTGGCGAGCGTCAACCACCAGAACCGGGTGCACAACTATCTGCAGGTGATGAACCGGATGGTGGCGCTGAACATCATACCGGCCAAGCTGCTGTGCGATCAGCTGATGTGCTCGGAAAAGCTGGTGTACAAGAACCCGTGCTTCTGGATCGAGGCGTTCCGCCTAATCCGGAAGGTGATCGGGGGCGTGGACTACAAGGGCGTGCGGGAAATCATGAAGTGCTGCAAGGAGAAGGCGCTATCGTTCCCGGCGAGCGTGAGCGTTAACATACTGCCccagctgctcgagctggtCGAGTTGATCGAGCACATCTTCAACCGGAACGCGTGCCTGCTGCCGGCGTACTTCATCATCAACGAGATCAAGAAGACGGACTACCAAAACATGCACTGGCGCGTCTCGAACCTGACCGCGAACTTTATCGAGGAGTTTGTGTCGGTCGCGCAGATGCTGTCGATCATCGGCCACTCGGCGATGCTGCCGATCGTGGAGCATTCGTCGTACGCGGACAATCTCATCATCCCGTGGAAGCTCGATCCGGACACGCTGAAGCTGTCGCTGCGCGGCAACCTGCCGTACGACGAGGAGCTGTTGCAGCCGCAGGCCCGCCTGCTGCGGTtcgtgctgcagcagccgTACTCGCGCGACATGGTCTGCTCGATGCTGAACTTccagaagcagcagaagcaaaagTGTGCCGCCCTGGAGGAGCAGCTCGTGTGGCTGGTGCTGAACGCGATGGAGTGCTCGGAGAAGGAGGCAGCGCAGGGCGGTCAGGGGGCGGCCGGCGGAACGGGAATGAATGAGCACGAGGGCGATCAGAGCCACACGCAGTGGATTTGGCTGCATCTGAGCTCGCAGCTGATTTACTTCGTGCTGTTTCAGTTTGCAACGTTTCAGAACATTGTGAACACGCTGCACGAGAAGCTGGCGGTGAGGAATCTGCGCCGCGGGCGGGACCATCTGATGTGGGTGTTTCTGCAGTACATCTCGGGCAGTATACAGAAGCACTCGATACTGAACTTTCTACCGATACTGAAGCTGTACGATATACTGTACCCGGAGAAGGAACCGCTGCCAGTGCCGGACAATAACAATCCCAACTGCACCCACCAGATGGCACCGACCTGCATCTGGATTCATTTGATGAAGCGCGCCCAGACGGAAAACTACAACATCAATCGTCCGGTGCCGATTGCGCTGCGCCTACACTTTGAGTACCTGCAGCATCTGGCCATGCCGAGCAACAATCCGACCCTGTTTATGGGGTCTGAGTATCGGTTCGCGCTGCTGTGCAATGCGTACTCCACGCAGACGGACTACTTTTCCCGCCCCATGCAGgcgctgatcgatacgatactGGGGAATAGTAAAAACCCGCAGGCGAACATGGTAGGCGGTGGCCAGCCGCTGCCGACGGCACCGCTGTCGATGCGCGTCCTGGACAGCCTGACGATCCACAGCAAGATGTCGCTCATACACAGCATCGTGATGCACATGATCAAGCAGGCGCAGAACAAAAGCTCCATCCCGAACGGGAACAACATGGCGCCGGCACTGGTGGAAACGTACTCGCGCCTGCTCGTGTACACCGAGATCGAGTCGCTGGGGATAAAGGGTTTTCTGGGGCAGCTGCTGCCGCAGGTCTTTAAATCGCAAGCGTGGGGCATACTCTACACGCTGCTGGAGATGTTCTCCTACCGGATGCACCACATCCATTCGCACTACCGCGTGCAGCTGCTGACCCACCTTCACTCGCTCGCCTCCGTACCGCACACGAATCAGATGCAGCTACACTCATG CGTTGAATCCACCGCGCTCCGCCTGATCATCGGGCTCGGTTCGGTGGAGGTACAGGCGCAGCTTTCCCGCTACGTCAGCGAACCGAAACCACCGGGCAACATTGTGTCGGGCGAAAGTGAAGAGCTGAACCGTGCGCTCATCCTCACACTTGCCCGCTCGATGCACATTACCGGCACGGGGAACGATCCACAGTCCAGCGCTTGGTGTAAGGATCTGCTGCAGAATATTATGGTCAATACACCGCACGCCTGGCCCCAGCACACGCTGTACTGCTTCCCGCCCGTGCTGAACGAGTTCTTCATGCAGCACAACATACCGAAGGAAAGCAAGCAGCTGCTGAAGAAAACGGTCGACGAAGAGTACCGCAACTGGGCGTCGATGACGAACGAAAATGACATCATTGCGCACTTCGGCATGACGGTCAATCCGCCGCTGTTCCTGTGCCTCGTGTTCAAGATGATCATCGAAACGGATGGCATCAGTCCGGTGGCGTACAA GATTCTCGAACGCATCGGAGCGCGTGCGCTTTCCACGCATTTGCGCAAGATGTGCGACTATCTGCTGTTTGAGGTGGCCAACTCGGGTGGTGGTGCGCACGTGAACAAGTGCGTCGACACGATCAACGACATGATCTGGAAGTACAACATCATTACGATCGATCGGTTGGTGCTGTGCCTGATACTGCGCACGCTCGATGGCAACGAGGCGCAGGTAAGCTTCTACATCatacagctgctgctgctgaaaacGACCGAGTTCCGGAATCGGGTGCAGGAGTTCATTACGATCAACTCGCCGGAACACTGGAAGCAGAACAACTGGCACGAGCGGCATCTGGCGTTTCACCAGAAGTTCCCGGAAAAGTTTGCCCCGGACGAGTCCGTCTCGCATCCGTCGCTGCCGGTGTACTTTGGCAATGTGTGTCTGCGGTTCCTGCCGGTGCTGGATATTATTGTGCACCGGTACCTGGAGGTGCCGACGCAGCTGAGCAAAACGCTCGACGTGATACTGGACCATTTGGGGTCGCTGTACAAGTTTCACGATCGTCCCATTACCTACCTGTACAACACGCTGCACTATTACGAGCGTAAGCTGCGCGATCGGCCACAGTTGAAGAAGCGTTTG GTTGGCACGGTTGTTGGATCGCTGAAAGACGTACGACCGGAGAATTGGGCCCTTACCGAAGCCTACCAGGCGTACATGATGACGAAAGAGTCGGACAACGTGAATTGGGTGCCGGAGCTGAGCTACTACATCAATCTTGTCCGTCGCATGCAAGACA CTATGGATGGGAAGAATATATTTGCAGGCACCGACTGGCGGTTCAACGAGTTCCCGAACCCGCCGGCCCACGCCCTGTACGTGACGTGCGTCGAGCTGCTCGGGCTGCCGGTTGGACCGAGCGTGGTCGCCAACAGCATCATCGACGTGCTGGTCAAGGGCTACCCGGTCGTGCCGAACGGCGTGATACACAACTGGGCCAACACGATCGGGCTGATAATGGCCGCCCTGCCCGAGGCGTACTGGAGCGTAATCTACGAGCGGATGCAGGAAGCGCTCAGCTCGAAGGCGATGAAGGACTGGACCTACCGGCAGAGCCCGTTCGATATGTTTAACTTTAAGATCGTGAAGGAGGCAATGCTCGACCGGAGCTACGTGACGGTGCTGGCGATCGTGCACAGCATATTCCACCACTTTGGAATAGGGCAGCTGGCAACGATTACCGA ctCAATCAAGGAAAAGTTGAAGCCACTGGTACACACCGAGTATCAGCTGATCTACCTTTGCCACGTGGTCGGGCCGTTCCTGCACCGGCTAAGCATCGAGCGGGCCCGCGCAGTGGCGGACATCACGCTCATGCTGTACGAGCTGCTGGAACAGGTGGACAAGGCGCAGCCGGCACAGCCGCTGCGCTACATGGATCCGATTTGCGATTTGCTGTACCACATCAAGTACATGTTCGTGGGCGATACGATGAAGACGGAGCTGGAAGCGATCATTCGCCGGCTGCGACCGGCGCTGCAGATGCGGCTGCGGTTCATAACGCGCCTGAATGTGGAGGAGATTGGCGTCGATcagaatgctgctgctgctgctgctggtggtggtggtggtgctggcagTGCTGCAACGGCCACCGGGCAGGGAGTGGCAGGAGCTGGACCTGGGGTTGGTCCTCCTCCGGGCGGTGTAGCTGCTGGTGCACCCGGCGCAACGCAGGGAGTCGTTGCATCGGGACAAGCAGCACCAGGTAAGGCGGCTGGACCACAACAGCCCCAGCAGGTTGTAGGCGTTGTGGGTAATCAAAACGTTGCGTTACAGcaacaactgcagcagcaacagatgGGTCAGGGCATTCAATCGCATCATTAA
- the LOC120908465 gene encoding probable cytochrome P450 4ac1, with translation MDILTVVLLLVAFLLILYELRVQLSTHYRAGKKFPGPRAFPLLGNAHNLLFNDQRRTFQLPRGWAATYGDTYRILVRGILNLNAFQAKDVEPLLSSPKLIEKSMIYTLLHRFLGIGLLNSTGSKWQHRRRILTPAFHFNILPSFLLTFQEECRRLVAQIGRYADKGAPVALQPLATKFTLNTICETAMGIKLDSMTMANEYRSKIEAIGTMLLRRLMNPWLFEDFTYKLSGLQGRFEKLLQPVHAFTRSIIQQRRELFHQNVRNIGDFSEENIYTNLKQRYAMLDTLLAAEAKEQIDEDGIREEVDTFTFEGHDTTSAAVIFTLLLLAHSPDVQQRLYEELQEVAQSRTDADDEFTQREYNELRYMDMVLKESLRLYPPVPFISRNISEDTMFGDRLVPKDTLFNVHIFDLHRDPAVFPDPERFDPDRFLPECVAERSPYAYVPFSAGPRNCIGQRFAILELKTVLAAILMHFRILPVTRREELVFVADLILRTKDPIMVRFERR, from the exons ATGGACATCCTTactgtggtgctgctgctggtggcgtttCTGCTCATCCTATACGAGCTGCGTGTTCAACTGTCCACTCACTACCGTGCTGGGAAGAAATTCCCCGGCCCTCGGGCATTTCCACTCCTCGGCAATGCGCACAATCTCCTGTTCAACGATCAACGCCGCACCTTTCAGCTGCCGCGTGGATGGGCCGCCACGTACGGTGACACCTATCGCATACTGGTGCGCGGGATCTTAAATCTTAACGCCTTCCAGGCGAAAGATGTCGAACCGCTACTGTCGAGTCCGAAACTGATCGAGAAGAGTATGATATACACCTTGCTGCACCGGTTCCTGGGCATCGGGTTGCTGAACAGTACCGGGTCGAAGTGGCAGCACCGTCGGCGCATTCTGACCCCGGCCTTTCACTTCAACATTCTGCCCAGCTTTCTGCTCACCTTCCAGGAGGAGTGCCGACGGTTGGTGGCCCAGATTGGACGGTACGCTGATAAAGGTGCACCGGTAGCGTTGCAGCCACTTGCGACCAAGTTTACGCTGAACACTATCTGCG AAACGGCCATGGGAATTAAGCTCGACTCGATGACGATGGCGAACGAGTATCGTAGCAAAATCGAAGCCATCGGTACGATGCTGCTCCGGCGGCTTATGAATCCGTGGCTGTTTGAGGACTTCACCTACAAGCTGTCGGGACTACAGGGCCGGTTCGAGAAGCTGCTCCAACCGGTGCACGCGTTCACCCGTTCGATCATCCAGCAGAGACGCGAGCTTTTCCATCAGAATGTACGCAACATTGGGGATTTTTCGGAGGAAAACAT ATATACGAACCTGAAGCAACGGTACGCCATGCTGGATACACTGCTGGCCGCCGAAGCGAAGGAACAGATCGACGAGGACGGCATCCGCGAAGAGGTGGACACGTTTACGTTCGAGGGACACGACACGACGTCCGCTGCCGTCATCTTCACCCTGCTACTGCTTGCCCACAGTCCCGACGTGCAGCAGCGGCTGTACGAGGAGCTGCAGGAGGTCGCACAGTCCCGCACCGACGCGGACGATGAGTTCACCCAGCGCGAGTACAACGAGCTCCGGTACATGGATATGGTGTTGAAGGAGTCGCTCCGGCTGTACCCACCCGTACCCTTCATTTCGCGCAATATCTCCGAGGACACAATGTTCGGCGATCGGCTGGTGCCGAAGGATACACTCTTCAACGTGCACATCTTCGATCTGCACCGCGATCCTGCCGTATTTCCCGACCCGGAACGATTCGATCCGGATCGCTTTCTGCCGGAATGTGTGGCCGAACGGAGCCCGTACGCGTACGTGCCGTTCAGTGCGGGACCGAGGAACTGTATCGGGCAACGGTTCGCTATACTGGAGCTGAAAACGGTCCTCGCGGCGATACTGATGCATTTTCGCATTCTGCCCGTTACGAGGCGCGAGGAGTTGGTGTTCGTAGCGGACTTGATTCTGCGCACGAAGGATCCGATTATGGTTAGATTCGAACGGCGCTAA